The Metabacillus schmidteae genome has a segment encoding these proteins:
- the rsmD gene encoding 16S rRNA (guanine(966)-N(2))-methyltransferase RsmD has product MRVVSGNFKGRQLKAVPGVTTRPTTDKVKEAIFNMVGPYFEGGYALDLFAGSGGLGIEALSRGIEKCVFVDREQKAIQTIHKNLELCQIEAASFEVYRNDAERALKAIIKRGIQFQLVFLDPPYKQQKLKALINILSENNVMNENGFIITEHGSDVQLEEEIGHFIKEKYETYGMSSISIYKFNKKGGEIGNE; this is encoded by the coding sequence ATGAGAGTTGTATCAGGAAATTTTAAAGGTCGACAGTTAAAAGCTGTACCAGGTGTGACAACAAGACCAACAACCGACAAAGTAAAAGAAGCTATTTTTAATATGGTAGGTCCTTATTTTGAGGGAGGATATGCATTAGATCTTTTTGCTGGAAGTGGTGGCTTAGGCATTGAAGCACTAAGTAGAGGAATTGAGAAATGTGTGTTTGTTGATCGTGAGCAGAAAGCAATCCAAACGATACATAAAAATTTAGAATTATGCCAGATAGAAGCAGCCAGTTTTGAAGTATATCGAAATGATGCTGAACGAGCTCTAAAAGCAATCATAAAAAGAGGTATTCAATTTCAATTAGTCTTTTTAGATCCACCGTATAAGCAACAAAAATTGAAAGCGCTTATTAACATATTGAGTGAAAATAATGTCATGAATGAAAATGGCTTTATTATAACAGAACATGGATCAGATGTTCAACTTGAGGAAGAGATTGGACATTTTATAAAAGAAAAGTATGAAACATATGGAATGAGTTCAATTTCAATTTATAAGTTTAATAAAAAAGGGGGAGAAATAGGCAATGAGTAG